The DNA segment CAATCAGAACTTGTCAGATATTCACACAGCTCCTTTAATCTCCCTGTAGGTCTTTAGACAGCCTCCTTGGTAagcgtttttctttttttttaatttcagatgGACGTCCTGTTCTTGGTTATGTTACTATGATGCTCCGTCTTCTCTATTTTTAGACGCGTGACTTTACGATGTATACCTCTCTTCCGATCGATACCATTCAATAACGAAGAGAACTCACATGCTTtgtaaggggctttttacatctggtcacttcatgcgttttctgtgatcaaaTAGCTATCCGATGATAAAAAGAACGCCTtctgaaacggtttcgagacggatataaatccgatctttcaaaccacttcaggaggtggtctgggatgcgtttcagatgaaactggacaggtgtaaatgaatgtggatgttcaagccacatatgtcagcgctatactcctcccaaacggaagtacgtcactcgcgaccttttgattgcattctgaaaaccgcatacaccaaagtgtgttccatttcaattaccccggaaatgaggtaaaatatatttgcatatttggcgggagtagaaagatcggattaatatccgattcgccgagacgcatttatgtggcctaatgtaaatggagcagttttaacaaatcagatagctatcggatcagagaaaacacatgaagtgaccaggtgtaaaaaggccctaagatgAAACCGAGAAGATCCTAAAGAAACGGCTGATCTCTATTTACCGTTAATAAGTATAAATCCCCTGATgacagctgtataattcttttgAACATGAGACTGAACGTGATTGGCTCATTCAGTTCATAGCCCCCACCCGCCCCCATGATCGTAAAAGGGTGTGTACACTTATACAACCAGCTTATTGTAACTTGTTTAACTTTTCTCTAAAAggtttctgattgtttttccGGTCATTTTTATACACTGTAATTTAACACGGATGGTGGAAAATGATTCTGACGTAatttatcttggtttcattttttcAGTCACAAAAACCAAGACTTTTTATAGGatcctatatataaatatacaaacatataattttattacagttaataCTTGCCCCATTTAACTgaataatgatttttttgttttgttttgcaaatacattcattcatccgaacttctcgggagagcctgtgcctagggatacaccctggagggagtgccaacccatcgcagggcacacacacacgctcattcactcacacactagggacaattttccagagatgccaatcaacataccatacatgtctttggaccgggggaggaaaccggagtacccggaggaaacccctgaggcacggggagaacatgcaaactccacacacacaaggtggaggcaggaatcgaacccccacccaggaggtgtgaggcgaaggtgataaccactaagcctcccaTAGCTTCCCAATGTTAACTTAAACTATTTTACATGCAGAACATGTGCACATTATCATGTGTGGACATTTTGTGGTCAGCACAACActttgcacatttatttatataaactgtgTAGTCTATAAGCACTTAGTCGGAAAAGTCCAGGGTGGAAAAAGCACCATGAGTGAAAGTGAAATCtgctttaaagatttttttgttttattttcgtGTTTGGGTTTTCAAGTGGAATATTATATCCGTTGCTACGGTGTGTTATTGTttaaaaggacatttttaaaattttccaGTGTAAGTTGGAGCATATCTGGTCGTTTGATATAACGTTATTGTGATTAGCTTGTCCGTGGTTGTGATGTGCTCACAGTACTCTTGGTGCTGATATATTTACAGTCACTTGGGGTGTGGTGTTATGATAACTGCAGCACATGAGATAACACTCTTGCAATGTAAAACTCTCTCGGGACCTGATAGAAAGAACCAGAATAACACCCAGGAAATGGAGGCTGGCAGAGATATGGCAACAGCATTTAAGGTTATCTAATGTTAAATAGCTTACGAATCACTCCTTTGCTAACGGTGAGCCTTCAGAATTTCCACGTTTGGGGTCAAAACAAAGGTTCAAGAGTGAGAATGACAAAAATGGAGCAAAAATAAGCTAACAGAAGCcaaagagatgagagaagatATTGAcagaaatggggaaaaaaaaataaaatacatcctcCATCCTTATATCTGTTTCAGGTTAATTATTCCAGGAGATTGAATTCAATCTAGTAGGTAATGGCTTAGAATCATAAGTGCAACAATGTACTACAACATCTAGCACAAATAAACATCCTCCAAACCACTCACACCCTTTCCTGCACCTCCCAAACTGTGACATTGTAGTTCCCCCAATACACTCCATCCTCCCTGTAGGTTTAACCGGTGTGTAAACTGCTGCGCTGACTAAACAGTTTAATAAGTAAACAAATCTGTATTGATATCCCACTGCTAGCGTAAGTGCATTTCAGGCACCTGTAGGCTCCGTTCAGCTCTGGGTGGATGGCAGGGTCCATGCCTGCCCAGTGAGTGGTCTGTGTGAGAAACTCCTTATTCACACAGTTCTTCAGGCTGTCTGGAATACGacctggggggaaaaaaaaaagctgtgataCACCACGACAATACAGCAACTTCGGATGACGAAGAGTGTTAAAAATTCGGCAACAATCGTATAGCACGAAAAACAGTTCTGTATAAATGCTTATTTGGAAAAATTCAAATCCTGCAACAACAAATCCTTAATCTATAATTAACATGATTCTTCACTCAGCTGCTCTAACTGTATTCCCGGCTGCACGCTTGTTCTAAtgcgttatcgtttctatagtaacagctaattcatAGGGCCACACCGTATAATCCAAgtctaataataaatacatttaaaagtagagtaatacctcgagatatgagtttaattcgttccgtgaccttgctcgtatctcaaattgcttgtatctcaaagcaattttccccgtttaaatgaattgaaatcccattaatccgttccagctcgcaaaattccactccagtttttttgtttatgtgttttgaatatgaaaaatgtacagtccctgtatgtataaataacaaatatgtataaaaacatacagtaataaaagagaatgttaaaaaaataacctggttttactttacggaagatgcgcacggtggttgagggaggagttaggaggaattacactttcacttttgttcacttactcgctactgtacactcttaatgctactttacacttaaatggaacttaactaaatttcactaaaactaactaaaattctattaactgaacttaattgctacaatttctgttttctttacattaattttgcttaatattcttcatcgcttttctctccacttgtttttccttttttgtcactctttcctcactaacatctgccggttgttttaataaaaacccgtCGGCATATCAGATACGGTGTAGTCACACaagtttaaattatttaacggatccaacgctcaaaacggagcAAAATTAcagatccgcagatggtcgtcACCTCACGCAGcccctttgcgactctccataagaaatgaatgacttatggtttatcggccgtcgtttgtcgtgtgcattgtgaaggcggctttaaccgagtgagacgtGGGAAGCTGAGAcaggggaaacagagcacatgtggttgttggggatctttgtttcagcggcggcggctcggatgcttgtatctcaaaaatttgctcgtatctcaaggcaaaaaaattggtcgaatcacagctcgaaCCTCAAAAGATTCGTATGTCAATGCACTCGtgtctcgaggtatcactgtatatgtttatatcgAATGGAATTATGTATAATATAGATGTACAATCTTAGACACTGTGTGATATGTTTTCTGTAAAAgggtttatttagcatttatgcAAGGAGTCTCCGGTGCCAGTAACAATAAGAAAAACAGCTTTTTCTGTCATCTTTATAGATAGAAGATAAAGGAAGTTGCATGTTGTGGTTTTCCTGTTaataagcagattttttttccatgttattTTCGTGTCAAGAGAAAGTGAAACACTTCATGTTTCACTTTCAGATGGATTTTTATCATTAGTTATTTGGATATAAAACACATTACCCTCTATCAGGCATGTGACGTTTGTTTAAAAACCGTAACTGTGCCATACCGGTAATGGCTCTGCGGATCTCCCGAGCTGCTTCCTCCCTCATCTCGATGGAGGCCTGCTCGCTGTACCAGGCGGCGTGAGGAGTGCAGATCAGATTAGGGGCATCTTTCAGTGGGCCCTGGCTGAAACTGAGACGGGGAGTTTGAGGAGTAAGACGACTAGCTTTCATGAAGCAAATAATGCCTCATTGAGTTTTGTCGAATAACCTGAGGCACTCTGATTCTgtctcccacacacaaacacacagacaaacacacacacacatacagttacCAGAGCAGCTCTCGTTCTCTCTACCATACGCACTCACGGCTCACCTAAATGGCTCCGTCTCGTGAACGTCGAGAGCTGCGCCACGTATTCTGCCCTCTTTTAGTGCCTGAGCAAGTGCTTTTTCATCCACCAGTCCCCCTCGTGCAGTGTTCACCAGGAACGCACCCTGACGCATctaacacagaaagaaaaacaaacaaagaaaacaaaaaaaacaaaaacacagttaGTTCggtctatttatttgtatagtccGTAATAAGGTCGAAGCCTGAAGAAAGCATAAGCAAGTTTGAGAATGGATTTGTATAAAGCAGAAGAAATCGATATTTCTGATATTGAAATAATGATTAATACACAATcgacacaataaaataatatgtctAAGAAAGAGGTTGCATCTGTTTCTTAGGAATATATGCATTTTATTAGGGTAAGTGAACGGAGATGAATCGAGTGCtcaggacaaaaaagaaaaaaagaaaaatgaaaagaagaatGCCGGACCTCTAGGTGTGTCCGAGAATATCGCAGAGCTCAAGCCACCTACACAAACATCGATCTTTCCTAATTCATACGTCAGCTGCCATTTTTATTGGGTGGAAAAAGCAACCTGCTATTTGGCACATTTTTGAGTGTGAACTCATCTCAGCATGCTTTGATCTTGAAATGTGGAGCTTCTATGAAAAATATGTCAAAGGCTGGCGTGTTTGCTTTTGAAGGTGAAAGACCTGTTTGATATATGaggcgtgagtgtgtgtgtgtgtgtgtgtgtgtgtgtgtgtgtgcgtgtgcgtgcgtgtgtctttCTTACCTGTTTGATAGTGAAGTCGTTGATGAGGTGGTGGTTGTGTTCGTTCAGGCTGCAGTGGAGGGTGACGCAGTCAGAGTGGAACAGTAAGTCTTGTAGTGTGTTTACTCTCTGTAGTCCCAGCGCTCGCTCCATGCCATCAGAAAGGTACGGGTCGTAGAAGATCACATTAAAGCCAAACGCTTTAGCTCTCAGAGCTACAGCCTGACCAACAcgccctgaaacacacacacacacacacacacgacatatcAATAACCTTTCCTTCTACTCAAATCAGACCGGTTTCATTTCCTCTTCTATAGTGGCTTTAAATGACTGATTAATTTAACGCATCGATTTCGAGCGTCTCATATCCGCTTTACATTAAAGATCATTTGTGATTTCTAAGTCCGTATCTGGTGcttaattaaacataaaaagagGTTGTAAATATTCTATTGCATTAAGCCTATAGTGCATGACattctattaatattattaagtgctttattcaaaaataaaataaaataaataaatcagaatcacTAGcgctgcttataaaaaatgatacagtttaaatagcaataaaaacaatataaaatacagtaaaaatcagtttaataaataaataatacataaataaaaaaacaaacaaacaaacataaataaagtgaataatTCAATAAATTGTCTAGAAATGATTTCCCTTCCTGTTATAgtgataaatgttttttttattttagatttttgatTAAGAATCAATTGCTTTACCTGAAAAAAACaactatatattatttttttaattataacttaaattaaatagaatttccccatatttgattattttctattaatattcCCCAAATTAGACTATAATATAAACTGTTagcatttatattaaaacaaactaattattattattactactaataataattagaagaagaagaaaaagaagaagattaaCAGCGATTGTGTAAACTGACCAAGCCCGATGATCCCCAGAGTCTCCCCTCTGATGCGAGCAGCTCCAGAAGCGACCTCACGGATTTGCTCCACACTCTGGACCCGCGTGCCCTCACGGAGAGCCTGGTGCAGCCAGGTGGTGCGTCTGTAAAGATTGAGGATGTGACACAGCGTGGAATCGGCTGTCTCTTCCACTGAGGCTGACGGCATGTTACACACAGCTATACctaaaaacatcaaataaataaaataatattaaaaataaataaataaataacaaacccAAACCCATTACTATACGGAAAGAGGTTTATACACACTGCATAAACTACAAAATGCAGTCAGCGTTAACATGGTAAGGAAGGAAATGAGATTACCTAATTCACCCGCTGATTTAATGTCGATGTTATCGAAACCGCTGCCTATGCGGACTATGATTCGAAGTGCTTTGAATTTCTCCAGATCCTCGCGCATTAGTGTTATGGTGTGGTACATGAGCGCTCCGACGGCCTCGTTCAATACCTGGAGGAACACATGAGACAAAGGTGGGGACAAGTGAAggcaaatatatacaaataaactattACTTTCTGCAACAGATAAGGATTTATACCAGAGAAGGGTTGGGGACTTCCCGATGAGGCTAAATGTGTAGGTGCTTAATGACATTAAAGTTTTGAGGAGGTAATAGGTGACAAAGCTTGgtaaataaatactatttttatttatttaattaattgattgatta comes from the Tachysurus fulvidraco isolate hzauxx_2018 chromosome 17, HZAU_PFXX_2.0, whole genome shotgun sequence genome and includes:
- the ctbp1 gene encoding C-terminal-binding protein 1 isoform X2, yielding MNGPMHPRPLVALLDGRDCTVEMPILKDVATVAFCDAQSTQEIHEKVLNEAVGALMYHTITLMREDLEKFKALRIIVRIGSGFDNIDIKSAGELGIAVCNMPSASVEETADSTLCHILNLYRRTTWLHQALREGTRVQSVEQIREVASGAARIRGETLGIIGLGRVGQAVALRAKAFGFNVIFYDPYLSDGMERALGLQRVNTLQDLLFHSDCVTLHCSLNEHNHHLINDFTIKQMRQGAFLVNTARGGLVDEKALAQALKEGRIRGAALDVHETEPFSFSQGPLKDAPNLICTPHAAWYSEQASIEMREEAAREIRRAITGRIPDSLKNCVNKEFLTQTTHWAGMDPAIHPELNGAYRYPPGVVSLPSGGLPPPVEGIVPSAVPISHSLPPIAHPPHAPSPGQTGKAEPDREQHPNEQL
- the ctbp1 gene encoding C-terminal-binding protein 1 isoform X1 encodes the protein MGSSHLLNKGLPLGIRPPIMNGPMHPRPLVALLDGRDCTVEMPILKDVATVAFCDAQSTQEIHEKVLNEAVGALMYHTITLMREDLEKFKALRIIVRIGSGFDNIDIKSAGELGIAVCNMPSASVEETADSTLCHILNLYRRTTWLHQALREGTRVQSVEQIREVASGAARIRGETLGIIGLGRVGQAVALRAKAFGFNVIFYDPYLSDGMERALGLQRVNTLQDLLFHSDCVTLHCSLNEHNHHLINDFTIKQMRQGAFLVNTARGGLVDEKALAQALKEGRIRGAALDVHETEPFSFSQGPLKDAPNLICTPHAAWYSEQASIEMREEAAREIRRAITGRIPDSLKNCVNKEFLTQTTHWAGMDPAIHPELNGAYRYPPGVVSLPSGGLPPPVEGIVPSAVPISHSLPPIAHPPHAPSPGQTGKAEPDREQHPNEQL
- the ctbp1 gene encoding C-terminal-binding protein 1 isoform X3, with protein sequence MQGIRPPIMNGPMHPRPLVALLDGRDCTVEMPILKDVATVAFCDAQSTQEIHEKVLNEAVGALMYHTITLMREDLEKFKALRIIVRIGSGFDNIDIKSAGELGIAVCNMPSASVEETADSTLCHILNLYRRTTWLHQALREGTRVQSVEQIREVASGAARIRGETLGIIGLGRVGQAVALRAKAFGFNVIFYDPYLSDGMERALGLQRVNTLQDLLFHSDCVTLHCSLNEHNHHLINDFTIKQMRQGAFLVNTARGGLVDEKALAQALKEGRIRGAALDVHETEPFSFSQGPLKDAPNLICTPHAAWYSEQASIEMREEAAREIRRAITGRIPDSLKNCVNKEFLTQTTHWAGMDPAIHPELNGAYRYPPGVVSLPSGGLPPPVEGIVPSAVPISHSLPPIAHPPHAPSPGQTGKAEPDREQHPNEQL